AGACCTCCCGGCGCGACTCGTGGAACCGCACGGTTTCCGGGGTGAAATCGGCGCCGTCGCTGAGGTCCTGGGCCTCCACACCCTCGTCGTGCAGGACCGCGCGCGCGACGTCGTGCTCGCCCGCGCCCTGTGCCGTTCGTGCCTGGTTCCAGCTCGCCACACTCGCCGAGCTGCCGCTCGCGGCCTGCTGCTTCGCCGCCTCGTCCCCCTTCGCGGTGCTCGCTGAAGGCTGCCCGGATCCGGTCGAGGTCAGCGGTGACGCCGAGGCCGCGGACGAGGGTGCGTGACGGGCGCCCCCGGTGTCGCCGGGCAGCAGCGCCGCCACTCCTCCGGCCAGGCCGCCGATGACCCCTGCCGCGAGGACGACGGCACCGGCGAGTCGTTTCTTCTTCGAACGGCTCCGGTCCGAGGGCAACTGCCAGGCGGGGTCCTCCGCGGTCGGCACCTCCCAGATGGCCGTGATCATGTCCACGGCCGTCGCCGGCACCGCATCGGCGCTCGCCACCTGAGTGACCTGCGAGGCCAGCAGCACCGCACACTCATGGGCGGCATCGGCGGCCGACGGGCGGTCACCCGGTTCCTGGACCAACGCCTTCTCCACGGTCCGGCGCAGTGGTGCGGGGACGCCGTCCAGGTCGGCCTCGCTCGACATCACGCGGAAGGCCACCACATCGGGCGCGCCGGCCCCGAAGGGCAGCCGTCCGGTGGCCGCGTAGGCCACGAGCGCGCCCCACGCGAACACGTCACCCGCCGGACCCGCGGTGCCCTGACGGTACTGCTCGGGGCTGATCCAGCCGGGGGTGCCGGTCATGACCCCGGTACGGGTGACGCTGGTGCCGTCGGCGGCGTGCGCGATGCCGAAGTCCAGCACACGGGGGCCGGCGGGCGTGAGCAGGACGTTCTGCGGTTTCACATCACGGTGCACCACTCCCACGGCGTGAATGGCGGCCAGCGCCTGTGCGGTGGCGGTCGCGAAGGCGTACAGGCTTCCTTCCGCGAGCGGCCCATGAGCAAGTACGTGCTGGTTCAGCGTCGGTCCGGGAACATAGGCGGTGGCCAGCCACGGGGTCTGCGCGTCCGGATCGGCGGCGAG
This portion of the Streptomyces mirabilis genome encodes:
- a CDS encoding serine/threonine-protein kinase: MSAIGSGGRVQSARPGDPSHIGPYRIVGRLGAGGMGTVHAGVTSDGMRVAVKVIHPEQAQDPEFRARFRREVELSSRVTGPHLIPLLAADPDAQTPWLATAYVPGPTLNQHVLAHGPLAEGSLYAFATATAQALAAIHAVGVVHRDVKPQNVLLTPAGPRVLDFGIAHAADGTSVTRTGVMTGTPGWISPEQYRQGTAGPAGDVFAWGALVAYAATGRLPFGAGAPDVVAFRVMSSEADLDGVPAPLRRTVEKALVQEPGDRPSAADAAHECAVLLASQVTQVASADAVPATAVDMITAIWEVPTAEDPAWQLPSDRSRSKKKRLAGAVVLAAGVIGGLAGGVAALLPGDTGGARHAPSSAASASPLTSTGSGQPSASTAKGDEAAKQQAASGSSASVASWNQARTAQGAGEHDVARAVLHDEGVEAQDLSDGADFTPETVRFHESRREVYLSYRLTSDEQGAMYAETEIAKLMCLTLRDLVLRLHPDLPYRTYVMVKEEQGQEPQVTWQDDFVTNSQCQSAADNGTGQDTDGAQDWQPDENGLGQAMIPSTDSAEIRVADGAARKIVAGTNGMRQTLGTDRVLGNGQIKVGFDPDNAVMYVWSDYVQWNEKQVDSWAGMAAGEACRALVREWESAGSSWPYSRYAVAEIGGSHYMMIRWGAATTQADCPA